The following coding sequences are from one Triticum dicoccoides isolate Atlit2015 ecotype Zavitan chromosome 4A, WEW_v2.0, whole genome shotgun sequence window:
- the LOC119284342 gene encoding aspartic proteinase nepenthesin-1-like, whose product MAVAVRAAMGASLLFLLLLPLAWAPVSSAAVGPFPKTGKFVTNKSVKDDMEERVQRRLGQRKDGQPTGSAAGESYRPFIFDLSVGSSPQQTLPVIMDINSDLTWAQCEPCPSCQTLSPPPTPTFRPADSKSFVEVGCATQTCERMSYHNCTGDDICRYRTGYMSGFLATDTFSFGNVTGPGRTDVPGIVFGCSGDITLPELDGVSGFAGFSRGPLSLVSQLNISSFTYFIAPPDDAGGKSFVSWSWGGATDDDATVAAGQATSTTTGSRGTSSTPLLAATKTKNLQNPYWYYVNLTGVQVDDKLLTAIPAGTFDIPRSGGVSLSTFLPVTYLVEDAYRVVRQELMSRVQSEGVAPVKASDDDGGKLCFLTEDFANTKVPTLALLFDGADAAMELKVENYFLASDDGNTCLTIMPSTEHTQGSVLGSMLQAGRKMTYEIHSDGGGVLTFETFDKAAGAPEKAAGAPAPAKVPLIIMIIMATLLIWGLL is encoded by the coding sequence ATGGCCGTGGCAGTGAGAGCAGCAATGGGAGCTtcacttctttttcttcttctccttcctctggctTGGGCGCCTGTCTCATCGGCCGCCGTGGGACCATTTCCCAAGACCGGCAAGTTCGTCACCAACAAGTCCGTCAAGGATGACATGGAAGAGAGGGTGCAGCGGCGCCTCGGCCAGCGCAAGGACGGTCAGCCGACGGGCAGCGCGGCGGGGGAGAGCTACCGCCCCTTCATCTTCGACCTCTCCGTCGGGAGCTCGCCGCAGCAGACCCTCCCTGTCATCATGGACATCAACAGCGACCTCACCTGGGCGCAGTGCGAACCCTGCCCCTCGTGCCAAACGctctcgccgccgccgacgcccacgTTCCGTCCCGCGGACTCCAAATCCTTCGTGGAGGTCGGCTGCGCCACCCAAACTTGCGAGCGCATGAGCTACCACAACTGCACCGGCGACGACATCTGCAGGTATAGAACGGGCTATATGTCCGGCTTCCTCGCCACCGATACGTTCAGCTTCGGGAACGTCACCGGACCGGGACGTACGGACGTACCGGGCATAGTGTTTGGCTGCAGCGGCGACATCACTTTGCCAGAGCTCGATGGCGTCTCTGGTTTCGCCGGCTTCAGCAGGGGGCCCCTGTCCCTCGTGTCGCAGCTCAACATCTCCAGCTTCACCTACTTTATCGCGCCTCCCGATGACGCCGgcgggaagagcttcgtcagctgGAGCTGGGGCGGCGCCACCGACGACGATGCCACGGTGGCCGCGGGGcaggcgacgagtacgactacggggAGCAGGGGCACGAGCAGCACGCCACTGTTGGCCGCCACAAAAACCAAAAACCTACAAAACCCTTACTGGTACTACGTCAATCTCACCGGTGTGCAGGTCGACGACAAGCTCCTGACCGCCATCCCGGCGGGGACCTTTGACATCCCGCGTTCCGGCGGGGTGTCTCTCAGCACCTTCCTTCCTGTCACTTACCTTGTGGAGGACGCATACAGGGTCGTGAGGCAGGAGCTCATGAGCAGGGTCCAGTCCGAGGGCGTGGCTCCGGTGAAGGCCTCAGACGACGATGGTGGGAAGCTGTGCTTCCTCACGGAGGACTTTGCCAACACCAAGGTTCCAACGCTGGCGCTCCTGTTCGATGGCGCTGACGCGGCCATGGAGCTCAAGGTGGAGAACTACTTCTTAGCCTCTGACGACGGGAACACGTGCCTCACCATAATGCCGTCGACCGAGCACACGCAGGGCTCGGTCCTCGGCAGCATGCTCCAGGCGGGCAGGAAAATGACCTACGAGATCCACAGTGACGGTGGCGGCGTGCTGACGTTCGAGACGTTCGACAAGGCAGCGGGGGCGCCCGAGAAGGCAGCGGGTGCGCCCGCGCCGGCGAAGGTGCCGCTCATTATCATGATAATAATGGCCACTCTTCTTATCTGGGGGCTCCTCTAG
- the LOC119289961 gene encoding expansin-A17-like, translated as MARTTPATVAVSVVLFAAAAAQLASAGIPDHYWPAPSAPSTGFPTYGWENAHATFYGSDSGLGHDFGGACGYSGSDIASLYSTRTAAMSTPLFAKGDGCGRCYEIRCVQSKWCVPGSPSVVITGTNLCPPNWYQASDDGGWCNPPRRHFDMAPPSFYELAGRAAGIVPVQYRRVPCERKGGVQFCLMGNPYWLLVHVNNVGGGGDIGQIAVRETGGVWIQMTQNWGITFQAFFELDRSKGLQFIITGGTDGKTIVVGDAVPAWWSTGLCYQGSNNFW; from the exons ATGGCGAGGACTACTCCGGCGACTGTAGCGGTGTCGGTGGTGCTGTTTGCGGCggccgcggcccagctggccagcgccGGCATTCCTGACCACTACTGGCCGGCGCCGTCGGCCCCTTCCACCGGCTTCCCGACGTACGGCTGGGAGAACGCCCACGCCACCTTCTACGGCTCCGACTCCGGCCTCGGCCACGACTTCG GCGGCGCGTGCGGGTACAGCGGCAGCGACATCGCCTCACTCTACTCGACGAGGACGGCGGCGATGAGCACGCCGCTGTTCGCCAAAGGGGACGGCTGCGGGCGGTGCTACGAGATCCGGTGCGTGCAGTCCAAGTGGTGCGTGCCGGGGTCGCCCTCCGTCGTCATCACTGGCACCAACCTCTGCCCGCCCAACTGGTACCAGGCCAGCGACGACGGCGGCTGGTGCAACCCGCCGCGGAGGCACTTTGACATGGCCCCGCCCTCCTTCTACGAGCTCGCCGGAAGGGCCGCCGGCATCGTGCCCGTCCAGTACCGCCGCGTGCCGTGCGAGAGGAAGGGCGGCGTCCAGTTCTGCCTCATGGGGAACCCCTACTGGCTGCTCGTCCACGTCAAcaacgtcggcggcggcggcgacatcggCCAGATAGCCGTCAGGGAGACGGGCGGGGTGTGGATCCAGATGACGCAGAACTGGGGGATCACGTTCCAGGCCTTCTTCGAGCTGGACAGGTCCAAGGGGCTCCAATTCATTATCACCGGCGGCACCGACGGCAAGACCATCGTCGTCGGCGACGCCGTCCCCGCCTGGTGGAGCACCGGCCTCTGCTACCAGGGATCAAACAACTTCTGGTAG
- the LOC119289962 gene encoding probable carbohydrate esterase At4g34215: MEPAAATMLKRALPILLLLAAAVTVSAERAPTLVFILAGQSNMGGRGGATVGNHWDGVVPPECAPSPRTLRLSPSLRWEEAHEPLHAGVDVGNVVGVGPGMPFADALLRSSACPRGAIVGLVPCAQGGTPIANWSRGSEMYERMVTRARVAGAGTGRIAALLWFQGEADAMRREDALSYTGRMEAFVRDVRRDLAMPNLLVIQVGIATAQKQGKWLDLVRKQQRAVRLPNLKYVDAMGLPLANDITHLTTQAQVRLGKMLANAYIATL; encoded by the exons ATGGAGCCAGCGGCGGCGACGATGCTCAAGCGAGCACTACCCATTCTGCTGCTGCTTGCGGCGGCCGTGACGGTGAGCGCGGAGAGGGCGCCTACGCTGGTGTTCATCCTCGCGGGGCAGTCCAACATGGGGGGCCGGGGCGGCGCCACGGTGGGCAACCATTGGGACGGCGTGGTGCCGCCCGAGTGCGCGCCGTCCCCGCGCACGCTGCGCCTCTCCCCGTCCCTCCGCTGGGAGGAGGCCCACGAGCCGCTGCACGCCGGCGTGGATGTCGGCAACGTGGTGGGCGTCGGCCCCGGGATGCCGTTCGCCGACGCGCTGCTCCGTTCATCTGCCTGCCCCAGGGGCGCCATCGTGGGCCTCGTTCCCTGCGCGCAGGGCGGCACGCCCATCGCCAACTGGTCCCGCGGCTCCGAGATGTACGAGCGGATGGTGACCCGTGCCCGCGTCGCCGGCGCAGGGACCGGCAGGATCGCCGCCTTGCTGTGGTTCCAGGGGGAGGCCGACGCCATGCGGCGTGAGGACGCACTGTCCTACACCGGGAGGATGGAGGCCTTCGTCCGGGACGTCCGCCGTGACCTCGCCATGCCCAACCTCCTCGTCATCCAGG TTGGGATCGCGACGGCGCAGAAGCAGGGGAAGTGGCTGGACCTGGTGAGGAAGCAGCAGAGGGCAGTGCGGCTGCCGAACCTCAAGTACGTGGACGCCATGGGTCTCCCCCTTGCCAACGACATCACGCACCTCACCACACAGGCGCAGGTCCGGCTCGGCAAGATGCTCGCCAACGCGTACATCGCCACGCTCTGA